From the Pyrenophora tritici-repentis strain M4 chromosome 5, whole genome shotgun sequence genome, the window AGCTTGAAGGCATGCTCAATTACTGAGAGTGCTAATTGCATATCTTTGACATTTTTGCTAGTTTTGAAATCCTTCAGGTTCATGACGAGGGACTGTATGAAGGTTGACAGCATATCTAGCATACCGTTGACAACAGGTTGACCGACGAACTTGTCCGTGGTCTTGCCTTCCCCCATTTTACGGAAGGCGTAGTCCAAAACTTTGAGGCCTTCCCTGTAGCAATACGCTCGAGACGTTGCTGAGTAACGGTCAGACTGGAAGCGGCCAAGAAGCGCCTGTGCAAAAGGACGGGTTGCGGGTCCAAGGTTTGCCAGCTTGATAGAGTCAAGAAAAGGCGGTATCCAGCTGAAAGCAGCATGTAGGTTGACCATACTCTGCTCATTCTCGTCGGCTGCGGCGAGAAGTAGCTGGTTGAAAACAGGACTGTTGAACACTTGTTCCACCACTGTTGCAATGGACGGTGTTACGGCATTCATGCCATCCCAGTAGTCGATTGGAGACGTTTCCAGTAGTTGCTTCATGGTTGCAATCAGATCAAGGAAGCCTTCAGAAGGTAGCGAAAGGTGATCGAGCATCAAGCGATAGAAATCTCCATCGAGAGCCCGTAGAGAGTCTGTAATCAGCTCCCTGTCCATCTTTGCGACTATAAGCCGCGAGCCACCCCAGAAAAGAGGCACGAGGTCTTTGTCCAAGCAGTACATCTGTACCTTCATCATAACACTTGTCATATAGTCCCGTACAGCCCAATCCCATTCGGACTTGAGCAAGTTTCGCTTGAAGGTAGACCATGACTCGGTCGCCCACTTGTGACGCCTCTCGACCCTGCTGAAGAGGAAGCGCGTCATTGCCGGGAGGTATGTCTGCACTTTCAACCGCTTTTTTGTCTGGACCATGTCGAAAGGTGTATCAAAGTGTTTCTGGAGGAGTTCTTCATTCCGTATCAGGGCGTCACAGCTCAGTGCCTCGAAGAAACCGTAGGTACATTCATTCGGTagcaggcgcactgatcgcGTTTTGGGATCCGCTTTGCTCAATATCTCGTTGGCCTCGTCCAAGCCCTTCTGTATGCGGCCCAGACATTGCTTGTCCATTGCTTCCATGAATATGCGAACATTCTCCTCGTCGAATGTGTCAAGAAGTCGAGACTGCCATGCTGTGCGGGACTGGTGAAAGACTCTTACGCAGACGTCGCAGCTCTGCATAAGTTGGTTGAGCCGATTGGTCATCCATTCCTTGTGTGGTCCTGCGTCTTCGTCATCGAAAGCCAGTATCTCGGTTGCCTTGAGCGCTGTCCATTTTCGGTCTTCGGCTTCTTGCACCCTTAGCTTACGGTGGGCGAGTTCCGTGGGGTCGGTTTCGGGTGGATATGCGGCCACATCCTCTTCGTAGTACACAGATCCGTCTTCGCCGATGCGAGGGCAGAATAGATGTTGGTCTTCGGGCAAGTCTCGTAGCTCGCTGAGGGGAACGGGGTGGTTAGCCATGTTGGGTGCTGAGGGCGCAGATGGAAGGAACAGTAACAGACCATGCTGCCTTGAAGATTTTTGTGGCATAAAAGAACAAGACAGGTAAAAGAAATGAGCTTTAGTGCGTCTCGGTACTTACTTGAGCTTCTCAACTATTTCCTCCGACATATCTCACACTCACTTTCACTTTCACCTGGGAGGATGCCCCACCCACTTGCCTGGAAGAGATGAGAGCGCAGGGTGAAATTGAACGCCCTGGGTTCTCTATGGAAGTGCAGAAGGCTGCAATTACCTCTAGGGGAAATGATTTCTATCCTGCCAGCACCCGATGCGCCCCTTCCAGACTTGGTGCAAGTATTGGTAGAAGGACCAGGGAAGCGCTGACAGCAGTCCGGTCTATCTATTGGAAAGGAGTGTCGGTAAAGAGTGCAATCACGCAAAGGGTGAGCAGATGGTGCGTTGAGGTTGCATAGAAAGAAGTACACGACAGACGTCAGCGCATCAAAGGATCCCCGGCAAACGCGCCTGCCGACGCGGTTCACTAGCGTCCCACTCCCGCGTTTGGCTTGCCACGACCATTATCCTTCCGCTTTTATCGCTATGGCAACTCGGCACTACGCGTTTGCTTAACATTCACGTGGATGCAACCAAGCAAGCACGAAACCCATTTTCTCATGATCTCCGCATAGGTAACTGCATACTCGTCTTCACGTGGATGCAATCACGCGAGCACGAAAACAAATTTGGCATGATCTCTGCACAGGTAACTGCATACTCGTCGATTTTGACCTTGACGATATTTGCTTCCACATTTGAAGGAATAAACTAAGAAACCACTTCAACGATCCTATATGAACTCTGTATTATACATGGTCTCTCAATTCTCATTAAATTCTAGCCTAAGCTGCATATCCCGAGTCTACTGCTGAGGCAGATCGACGATCCTCGAGGCTCGACCAACGCCTTCTTCTTTTCGCTCGTTTGCCACTACAAACCTCTTCCGGCCTCGGACAAGCCAGTCTACGTTGGCCAGAAAGGCAACAACGGCGTAAATTACACACACGTCTGCAGGTCATGTCAGCTGTGCTTTCCAAGTGGTCCCACGAGGTAGTATTATACAAACATGTACTTACAATTCATGTTGCCAGCCTTAACGGGCTTCGAGTACGGGAGCGAGTACATGACAAGTGTAAACAGAGTCCAAGCGAGCAGGACTACGTTTGCAAAGAGGCCGATGGGGCCGAGCCAGAAGGGACCATGTGGTATGTTGTTGCGTCCACGGATCAAGAGGCAAACGACGGGTACCGCATAGCTGAGGTATAGTAGGACAATGCATGCTGTAATCATACTGCTGGCTGTTAGCAAACAAGCAAGTTCCCAAAGGATTTGTAGACGTACGAGTTGAAAGCCGTGAGCGAGGCCATGTATAAGCAGCCCACGATAGCCACAATGACACAACTAACAAAGTGTGCGTTTAGCGGTACATCAAGCTCCTTGTTGACTTTGGAAAGCCATTGATGGGCAGGCAATCCGCGATCGCGTGCAAAACTCCAACAAAGACGGCTCTGCCAGGTGTGGCTTGCAACCAGACAGCCCAGTCCAGTAACAATAATGAGAGCCTCGAGTACAGTCGCTCCAGCCTTGCTTTCCAATGCGCGGTTGAAGATTTCGAGAATAGGTACTCCAGTAAGTGATTGTCCAATCTCAGCAAAGTCCCCAACAATCGAGAAGAACATTGCGACAGAGAAGAACCAACTTGTCACAAAACCAATGCCCACAGTGCCCATGATAGCTATGGGAACCATCTTCTCTGGGCGATGGACTTCCTCTGCAAGATGAGTTGCGCAGTCAAGGCAAGCAAAGGCCCAGTTTGTGTTCACTAAGCCAACGATGAAGGCTATACCGCCCTGTTGCCAGCCAGTGGTGTTGATGAAAGTGGCGAAGACAAACTTGGCATGTTGGTGCGTTGGGGCGACTGCTGGAACGGTAATAAGGATGGCCGCAAAGGAAATAAGCGAGGCCCATAGGGTGGTTTTTCCCACTGTTGATAGTGCTTTGCCGTAGCAgttgaagaagaagcagaagatATTAGCGAGTTGATATGTGAGGAAGACGTGCCACCTTTCGATTACACTGTATTCTTGTCAGCTTTGTCATTCTCCAGTACTGCAGATCCTCCAGGTAAGAATAACGATTGGAACTATGATAGACCTGACAGTTGCCCTATCAAGTTATTTTTTCCAACTTAACAAGGTAATGAGAAATGTAAAGAATGCTTACAAGTCTGGGTGGCCTAGTTGGTAGCATCCCATGATAGCACTACCCATCGACAATGCCACAGACGCACTCGTGAACATGGCTCCCCACCACGCAAGCCAGCCCGTCATGTAGCTTGCAAGTCTCCTGAATCTCTTCGGCGCCAGCTCACCGGCCCAGAAGTACTGTCCGCCTGCATTTGGCATTGCACTTGCCAGCTCGCTCAGGCTAATACCAACACATGTCGATATCAGCGCTATAAGAATGATTCCGTAGATGATAAGAAGTGGACCTCCCGAACTAATACCAGTGATCAAGGCTGCTGATATGCCGAACCATGAGTTCGTCAAAGAGAAACCGACACCGAGGACCGACCATACAGTGTATTTTCTCTTCATGTCTTGTGTATAGCCCATCTCCGCCAGCTTCAGTGCATCTGGATCCACGGATGCCTTGAGTGATTGCTCGACATCTCGTGAGATGCTGGAGCTCGGCCGCTTCTTCTCTATTGATTCCATGGCTCCGGCTTGCTCTGGTGTGGCAATTCGATCAAGAATGACAAACAAAAGACAGACAATCGATGTCGCTAAGAACTTGGGATGGTGCAGAGCATCAGGATTCCGAGGATGTACTTGGCGCGAAGCTTATCGCAGCTTGCCAAGGAAGTCACAAGAAAATCTTCGTGCTTATATGCTGCTGCTGATGTAGGTCGTGCTGTGCGGCGTAATCGCGGGACAACCCTGGATGAATGCACTGCAGATAAGAAAGAGCAAATGGGAGCTGGAATCGACAAAAGTAACTACAGGGTGTCGAGTGATAGCGCATACCAAGGACTTAGCGCTGCAAACAGGACTATCTCACCTTAAAAGTCATAGTTTGGTGGCCTGTACAGCTACCAATCAGCGGCATGTGATTGATATTGAATATGAGTGGCGAGAATACGAGCAGCCATCTACGAGAAATAGCATACCCTTACACCCGACAGATGTACGCCACACCCTAACCCGCGGGTGTAGGTATACGGTAGAAGATGAATGACATGGGGATGAAAGAGTCATGGTGTGTACGCGACGGGCCACTGCACATACCAGTACCGGCAGGCACACTGCAGAAAGACCAGGTGAATGAATCGTATGAACGGGAGACTCATGCGGAGATGCTACTGTGTACGTAGGTCGAAGTTTGTGTGTAACATACGATTCTCGGAGACAGGGCCCTGGCGTTGCATGATGCGGGGGCCGCTCAAAGAAGCAACACGGGAGCGGGCAGGCACCCCATACGTAGGATGACGCGTACTATAGTACGAGATGAAGCATTTTTAAATTCTGGAAGAATAAGAGACTTTGAAGGCGCCGGGAGACAGGTGGGATGGGATGGACCCAATATCTAATGCACGGGCTGCACCCATCGATGCCCTTTGCGCGCCCATCTGCAGATTAGTGTGTGCCGCTAGGGGTAGAGGTGGCGTGCAGAGGACGGGTACAAAGCGTGTGAAGCTTCCTGTCGCACTACAGCCATGCCGTGTATCCGTACAGTTGCAGCAACAGTGGTTCGTATGCTTCGGCGAATTTCAGCGGAGCGGTCCGCGGTAGTGATCTCACTATTGAGCAAATGCCAAAGTGTTGGGCTCAGGCTATGACGACTGCTGTCAGCATAAAGTCCCCATCCCTGGGACTAGATTAGCCGCCCGTTCCCAGCAGCGCATCTCAGTAAGACATCGGTTTCGGGTGTGACCTTGAGACAGGATCTTGCCCTAGGTTGCCGTCGACTGCTTACCAAGTGCTTCTCACAATCGTACTGCTCCGTCCGCTCAACGGTGGCGCTCTTTGCGACTCTTCCATGACTCTTTCTAGGCACCCCAGCCATACAACGGCATCCAAAGTAGTAGGTGGCCCAAGCCTTTGCATCAATCGGCGGTCAACGTACTACGCTCGCCGCCTTGTACGACGCACTTGCCATATGCCGTAGTCACGCAGTGACACATGAGATGTAGGACACCGCGATCGTAACTCGACGTTGCCGATGCTAGACCGGCAAAGCAACAGAAAAACAAAGGGCCACAGGCCTGTATTGGCTCTGTTGCGGTTCCCGTCATATCGAGTCCTGGTTGTGTACGGGTACATGGTTTCACGCTGGTAGTGTATTTCAACCGGCACGCTAGGTGCGGGCAGTGTTGCGCTTGCGGATGTAACAGCGCCTCGAGAGCGGTGTCGAGTCTGTGGGCTgaagagagagagatggCAGCCTTACAAGACGCTGCTGCCATCGGGGTCGCGCACGAGTTTGGGGGTAACGTCGGACCAGCTCGTCGCAACATGCTTGTTTCAGTCCTGATGGGGAGAAGTAGTCGTTGTGGATGATTGCCGGATCAGTTTCCGGTAGACCGCCATGCACAAGACCAGGTAATACCGGAAGATGCAAGCCTTGGCAACTCGCTCGTTCGATATCGCGCCGGAGCGGTTCATGGAGACAAAGAAGGTCAGAATGTTAGTGATGCGGAGATGCAGATTTTCATCTCCCGAAAAGGCAAGTACGGGTAGACGAAATAGGAAGCAACGCCCAGACCGGGCTAAGCTCGCACAGAAGTAGTGGCTCACAAAGATGGACATGGTGTGAATTAACGTTCTGAATTTGACTGATCCTATCGGTAGAAGGAGAGATCTGGTCATGAACAGTACCTGACTAAATGTGACACGAAATGCTAGATATGTCGGGATGAGAGGCAAAACTGAATTGACGAGAAGAAACAAACAACGGACACGGCACCGTTTCCACATACGACGCGCAGTCGTCCAGTAGTGCAACTGCATTCTCCAACATTGCGTGTCCACATGATATCGTCCCACCCCTGTTACGCTGTCGCATGCGAATTCGCATCTCATACACCCGCGCATGGCGGTGATTACTTTTGCCATTATGTGGGTATCCCTATCCAGTTACTATGCGCCTTCCGAGGAGTGACCTGGTACCAATGCGGTACAGTATATGTGTATTACGTTTAGCCCAGTTTCTGGTCTTGAGGATAGTGGCCACCAGGATGGCGCGGCATGCCTTGCTGTGCCATGGGGTACTGGTTAgactgctgctgctgttgttggAGGTAGCTCTGGTAGTGCAGAGCAGCCTCTGGGGTCATGTAGGCTTGCGACATGGGGTTGTTGTTGGGCGGCATTCCGCGTGGCTGGCCGGGCGGGACCTGAGCATGGTTGTCCTCGGGCGACTCAACCGTGTCGTTGTCGACACCATTCGCATCGCCGCTGGAGGGCTCTGGAGCGTTGAGGCAGGCCTGGTTGGGGTTAGCAATGCGGTGCCATGCAGCGGGCGCGGGTGGCGCTGCAACATACCTGGATGAGGTTCTTGCCCTCGGGCTTGGTGACTAGGGGTTGCAGCTTGGGCGTGGTGAAGGTGTAAACGAGACCAGTCTCGGAAACAACGAGCAGCAACACCTGGGTACCAGTGAGGACGGACAGCTCGTAGGCCTGTAGGTGAGGGCGTTAGCTTGTGGCTTGTGGTGCGTGCTATGTTTCTTATGCGACGCGGGCGAGTGGCAGGCAGCTCTAGGCGGGGGGTGCAGAAGATGCAGCACGTACCTTTTTCATGATACCGGCCTTGCGCTTGGAGAAGGTGATGTGCCGACGCGACTTGTCCTGGATGAACTTGATCTCAATCTTTCTTCGCTCGCGGCCGGGcttgtcgtcgtcgtcatcgtcgtcgtcggcaGCGGCGCGCGCGCGCTTGACGCCACGGTTCTCCATGCTCAGAGCGCCATTGCCGTCGTCGTGGACTGACGGCGACGCGTTCTGGTCGTGCTCGGTGATTTCGCTGGCCATTGTGGTTGAGTCGCGAGAAAGATTGGTTACCCTGGTGTTTGGCGGACGAGGGCCCTAAACTGGATGCGGCGGAGTGTGGGGAGTAGGCAGGCGTTCTTGCGTGGTTTGGGCGGACTCGCAAAATGTTACAGAACGAACTGCAGACAGCTTGAGTTGGGTTAGACTCAAAGGTTGACCTCAATAGGAAAAGGAAGCGCGGCCTGTTAAAAGAATTGGGGCTGGCCCTTTGGTGATGGCGCAGCAGGAATGTGCAAGGAAAAGGTGCGCGGGGAGGCACGCTGGGCCGCTCAGCGCCGTGGGCGTTTACGCGCTGACTGCCGAGTGGGCCGTGCGACAGGGAGTGGCTGGGGTGGGTCGCGGTGAAGGGTGCAGAAGGGGTGCGGGCTATGCGTGACCTGCGTGACGGGCGCGCGACGTGCCTGTCGTCCGAGTACGTACCTTTTTTTTTGTTTCTATCTGGCCTTGACCGGCGCTGCGATCAGGTGCGAGGTGCGTTGCTTTTCGCGACCGTTGGCGTGGGTTGGGTTGGATGGGCCGTCTGGCGGTTGAGGTGACCCTGTCGAGCTTGGCGTATGGCAAGGCTCGAACACGCAGGGACAGACTGAGTGGTGCAGGCGCAGGTGGTATAGCCCGAGAGCTGTCTTGAGAAGGAAAGGGACGAACGGTATTGGGAATGAAACGGCGGGAGTGGTCAAGTATTTCTCTGGACGGCTGCTTTGGCTGCTTTGGTGCGTGCAGGCCGTCGACTACCCACTGCCAACTGGGGGCGGATAACCCTGGTCACTGCTCTGAATCGCAGATCAGAGCTGCTGGCTCTGCCAATATCGCGAGAGAGAGGCCACGGATCACGCACCAACCTGACGTGTTCGCGTCTGCCAGTGACAGTTTTGTGCTGATACTAACTTTGGCTGCTTGACACTAGATTTTGACCTGTCAGGTCGCTTTTGGAGATGAACAGCACCCGCCTTTCCACATGAAAACCTTGCCGTCAGTGTGAGGCCGAGGGCGGCGCTAGGGGCAGCTGAGCAGGGCCCGCTCTTTTGGGACCAGATAATTGGTGGAATTGGCTGCGCTAGCCCGCTCAAGTCAGATTGACGGTCAACTGGTGAATGTCGGCTGCCCGCCCTCTCTCCACTCTGGGCTTACCTACATAGAGCTAGCCACCGGCTACGGTACAGCTACCAACTACTACTGCACAGTACAGTACTGTAAGTACGGACGGGCTGCAGCACAAGATGCGCAACGTGTGCTGGTGAGAAACTACTTCCTCGACGACATCTCGTAGCACAGCGACACAGCGACACAGCAACACAGCGACACAGCAACACAGCAACACAGCAACACAGCAACACAGCAACAGCGACCTCTGCCCGCTGGCCCCGACGCGGCAACATGGCACATGGCACTGCTAATACGCCAAAGACGTCCCAATTCCACCGTCCAACTGCAACCGAATGCGCCGTGTGGCCAATCCCGGCCCCGGCCTCACCCTGTGTTTCGTCGGGCAGGTGGGCCCATGAATTGGGAAGCCGCGGCCTGCAAGACGTGGGCAAGCACCACCTAGGCACCCCTTCGCTCCTTCCCCGTCCGGTCTCGCTTCGCCCTCATGCGCGGTCTAGCCTTCCTCGCCCTCCTGC encodes:
- a CDS encoding PotE, Amino acid transporter, yielding MESIEKKRPSSSISRDVEQSLKASVDPDALKLAEMGYTQDMKRKYTVWSVLGVGFSLTNSWFGISAALITGISSGGPLLIIYGIILIALISTCVGISLSELASAMPNAGGQYFWAGELAPKRFRRLASYMTGWLAWWGAMFTSASVALSMGSAIMGCYQLGHPDFVIERWHVFLTYQLANIFCFFFNCYGKALSTVGKTTLWASLISFAAILITVPAVAPTHQHAKFVFATFINTTGWQQGGIAFIVGLVNTNWAFACLDCATHLAEEVHRPEKMVPIAIMGTVGIGFVTSWFFSVAMFFSIVGDFAEIGQSLTGVPILEIFNRALESKAGATVLEALIIVTGLGCLVASHTWQSRLCWSFARDRGLPAHQWLSKVNKELDVPLNAHFVSCVIVAIVGCLYMASLTAFNSMITACIVLLYLSYAVPVVCLLIRGRNNIPHGPFWLGPIGLFANVVLLAWTLFTLVMYSLPYSKPVKAGNMNYVCVIYAVVAFLANVDWLVRGRKRFVVANERKEEGVGRASRIVDLPQQ
- a CDS encoding ARG80, Regulator arginine metabolism, with the protein product MASEITEHDQNASPSVHDDGNGALSMENRGPGRERRKIEIKFIQDKSRRHITFSKRKAGIMKKAYELSVLTGTQVLLLVVSETGLVYTFTTPKLQPLVTKPEGKNLIQACLNAPEPSSGDANGVDNDTVESPEDNHAQVPPGQPRGMPPNNNPMSQAYMTPEAALHYQSYLQQQQQQSNQYPMAQQGMPRHPGGHYPQDQKLG